In a single window of the Zea mays cultivar B73 chromosome 5, Zm-B73-REFERENCE-NAM-5.0, whole genome shotgun sequence genome:
- the LOC100275420 gene encoding uncharacterized protein isoform X2, whose product MDAIRRVTWVPSQAQNRIVAMTSSRSDWCISRQRTWGVPIPVFYHVDSQEPLITEETIEHIKAIVLKKGSDAWWYMTTEELLPDRYRDKASEYRKGTDTMDVWFDSGSSWAAVLAKRDGLNFPADIYLEGSDQHRGWFQSSLLTSIATTGKAPYSSVITHGFVLDEKGFKMSKSIGNVVDPEKIIVGGKNHREEPGYGADVLRLWVSSVDYTTDVLIGPQILRQMSDMYRKLRGTMRFLLSNLHDWKPDNSVPYNDLPKIDKYALFHLETVMTSMKDSYESYQFYKVYQILQRFATVGLSNFYLDVAKDRLYVGGRVSFTRKSCQTVLMAHLLYLVRAISPIMPHLAEDVWQNLPFQYTLQDGSLANFVFDLKWPEKNEEWLSAPKDDVDFLGVILELRSEVNKILENARTGKLIGSSLDAKVYLHTESSDTVLKLKELSSASNDADALHRLFITSQVDILPILNEEITSSVPYTGKFSNPRTGVIWIGVTRADGAKCERCWNYTQDVGSFHDHPTLCVRCYGVIELQTQPAAAAVS is encoded by the exons ATGGATGCAATCAGACGAGTAACTTGGGTTCCTTCTCAG GCACAAAACAGGATTGTTGCCATGACCTCTAGCCGTTCTGATTGGTGTATTTCACGGCAGAGAACTTGGGGTGTCCCTATTCCAGTTTTTTACCATGTGGACTCACAGGAACCTCTTATAACTGAAGAAACGATTGAACACATCAAGG CTATTGTGTTGAAGAAAGGTAGCGATGCATGGTGGTATATGACAACTGAGGAACTTCTTCCAGATAGATATCGGGACAAAGCATCTGAATATCGCAAGGGAACTGATACAATGGATGTTTGGTTTGACTCTG GCTCTTCATGGGCAGCTGTTTTAGCAAAAAGGGACGGTCTTAATTTTCCTGCGGATATTTATCTTGAAGGTTCAGATCAACATCGTGGATGGTTCCAGAGCTCATTGTTGACTAGCATTGCTACAACAG GGAAGGCTCCCTACTCCAGTGTTATTACACATGGATTTGTACTGGATGAAAAGGGTTTCAAAATGAGTAAATCAATTGGTAATGTAGTGGACCCAGAGAAAATCATTGTTGGTGGCAAAAACCATAGG GAAGAACCTGGCTATGGAGCAGATGTTCTCCGTCTATGGGTTTCTAGTGTTGATTACACTACAGATGTGTTGATTGGCCCACAAATCTTGCGCCAGATGTCTGACATGTATAGAAAACTACGAGGCACGATGCGATTTCTTTTGTCGAATCTCCATGATTGGAAG CCGGATAATTCTGTGCCGTACAATGATCTGCCAAAAATCGACAAGTATGCACTTTTCCATTTGGAGACTGTCATGACTTCCATGAAGGATAGTTATGAAAGTTATCAATTCTATAAAGTATACCAG ATCCTTCAAAGATTTGCTACTGTTGGTTTGTCCAATTTCTATTTGGATGTTGCAAAGGATCGCCTTTATGTTGG AGGCCGAGTCAGCTTCACAAGGAAAAGTTGTCAGACTGTGCTCATGGCACATCTGCTCTACCTTGTTAGGGCCATTTCCCCGATTATGCCTCACCTAGCTGAGGATGTCTGGCAGAACctaccctttcaatacaccttgcAGGATGGATCCCTTGCAAACTTTGTTTTTGATCTGAAATGGCCAGAAAAGAATGAAGAATGGCTCTCGGCCCCGAAGGATGATGTTGATTTCCTGGGTGTTATCCTGGAG TTGAGGTCAGAGGTCAACAAAATTTTGGAGAATGCTCGCACTGGAAAGTTGATTGGTTCTAGCTTAGATGCAAAGGTTTATCTCCATACCGAAAGTTCAGATACGGTATTAAAGCTAAAGGAGCTATCTTCTGCATCCAATGATGCAGACGCTCTGCATCGCCTGTTTATCACATCTCAG GTCGATATTCTTCCAATCCTAAATGAAGAGATTACATCATCTGTACCATACACAGGAAAGTTCAGTAACCCACGCACTGGAGTCATATGGATTGGTGTGACTCGTGCGGATGGTGCAAAATGTGAGAGGTGTTGGAATTACACACAGGACGTTGGATCTTTCCATGACCATCCTACTCTCTGCGTTCGGTGCTATGGTGTCATTGAGTTGCAGACACAACCTGCGGCCGCAGCTGTCAGTTGA
- the LOC100275420 gene encoding uncharacterized protein isoform X1, whose amino-acid sequence MEAASCCRVFSTQRCRFPLRRLSAPPWPQPFCTESSGGLVTPSASKRRSRGPVMAAKKAAEGEKQEDGKYKHTVDLPKTTFGLRANSVQREPELQKLWDDNQVLKRVSERNTGTAFVLHDGPPYANGDLHMGHALNKILKDFINRYKLLQNHKVSFVPGWDCHGLPIELKVLKSMDKETLSALTPIKLRQKAAKFAKATVDAQMKSFKRYGVWADWDNPYLTLSPEYEAAQLEVFGQMVMKGYIYRGRKPVHWSPSSRTALAEAELEYSENHISRSIYAAFKITNPSKSGMLDDFFPNVSLVIWTTTPWTIPANAAVAVNPKLIYAVAEVQSVFESESTSGGKQRKVGNILSSEKGKLFVIVASDLITTLESKWGVKLVVHKSFPGSALEHCRYAHPVNSNECSVILGGDYITTESGTGLVHTAPGHGQEDYITGLKYGLPIISPVDDEGNFTAEAGQFGGLSVLGAGNAAVVKYLDEQYSLILEEPYKHKYPYDWRSKEPTIFRATEQWFASVDGFRDAAMDAIRRVTWVPSQAQNRIVAMTSSRSDWCISRQRTWGVPIPVFYHVDSQEPLITEETIEHIKAIVLKKGSDAWWYMTTEELLPDRYRDKASEYRKGTDTMDVWFDSGSSWAAVLAKRDGLNFPADIYLEGSDQHRGWFQSSLLTSIATTGKAPYSSVITHGFVLDEKGFKMSKSIGNVVDPEKIIVGGKNHREEPGYGADVLRLWVSSVDYTTDVLIGPQILRQMSDMYRKLRGTMRFLLSNLHDWKPDNSVPYNDLPKIDKYALFHLETVMTSMKDSYESYQFYKVYQILQRFATVGLSNFYLDVAKDRLYVGGRVSFTRKSCQTVLMAHLLYLVRAISPIMPHLAEDVWQNLPFQYTLQDGSLANFVFDLKWPEKNEEWLSAPKDDVDFLGVILELRSEVNKILENARTGKLIGSSLDAKVYLHTESSDTVLKLKELSSASNDADALHRLFITSQVDILPILNEEITSSVPYTGKFSNPRTGVIWIGVTRADGAKCERCWNYTQDVGSFHDHPTLCVRCYGVIELQTQPAAAAVS is encoded by the exons ATGGAAGCCGCCTCATGCTGCCGC GTCTTCTCCACGCAGCGGTGCCGCTTCCCGCTCCGCAGGCTGTCGGCGCCGCCGTGGCCGCAGCCGTTCTGCACCGAGTCCAGCGGCGGCCTCGTCACCCCGTCGGCCTCCAAGCGGAGGTCCAGGGGCCCCGTCATGGCCGCGAAGAAGGCCGCGGAGG GCGAAAAACAAGAAGATGGAAAATACAAGCACACTGTGGATCTCCCGAAAACAACATTTGGGCTGAGAGCGAATTCTGTACAGCGGGAGCCAGAGCTCCAAAAATTATGGGACGATAATCAGGTTCTGAAAAGGGTTTCTGAAAGGAACACTGGG ACTGCTTTTGTTCTCCACGATGGCCCTCCCTATGCTAATGGTGATCTTCACATGGGCCATGCGCTCAATAAAATCCTCAAGGATTTTATAAATCGCTACAAG CTGCTTCAGAATCATAAAGTGTCCTTTGTTCCTGGTTGGGATTGCCACGGCCTTCCAATAGAACTAAAAG TTTTGAAGTCAATGGATAAGGAAACTttgagtgctcttacacccataaAATTAAGACAAAAAGCTGCAAAATTTGCTAAAGCAACAGTCGATGCACAAATGAAATCTTTCAAG CGGTATGGTGTATGGGCCGATTGGGACAACCCTTACCTAACTCTGTCACCGGAATACGAAGCTGCTCAG TTGGAAGTGTTTGGGCAAATGGTTATGAAAGGATATATCTATAGAGGACGAAAGCCTGTCCATTGGAGTCCATCATCACGTACGGCTTTGGCAGAAGCTGAACTGGAG TATTCCGAAAATCACATTTCCAGAAGCATATATGCCGCATTCAAGATTACTAATCCATCTAAATCTGGGATGCTAGACGATTTTTTTCCAAATGTATCTTTGGTCATATGGACCACCACTCCATGGACAATTCCGGCTAATGCTG ctGTTGCTGTGAACCCAAAGCTTATTTATGCAGTAGCTGAGGTACAGTCTGTATTTGAAAGTGAGTCAACATCCGGTGGTAAACAAAGAAAAGTTGGAAATATATTGAGTTCTGAGAAAGGAAAACTGTTCGTTATTGTGGCTTCTGATCTTATCACAACTCTTGAGTCCAAATGGGGTGTGAAGCTTGTAGTACACAAATCATTTCCCGGATCTGCCTTGGAGCACTGCAG gTATGCCCATCCTGTGAATAGCAACGAATGTTCCGTCATTCTAGGAGGAGATTACATTACAACTGAATCGGGCACTGGCCTTGTTCATACTGCCCCTGGCCATGGCCAGGAAGACTACATAACAGGTTTGAAGTATGGGCTTCCTATCATTTCTCCTGTGGACGATGAAGGGAACTTCACGGCTGAAGCTGGACAGTTCGGTGGTTTGTCTGTCCTGGGGGCTGGCAATGCTGCAGTTGTGAAGTATCTGGATGAACAGTATTCACTCATTTTAGAGGAACCATACA AACACAAGTACCCCTATGACTGGAGATCTAAAGAACCAACTATATTCCGAGCAACTGAGCAGTGGTTTGCATCTGTGGATGGTTTTCGTGATGCTGCAATGGATGCAATCAGACGAGTAACTTGGGTTCCTTCTCAG GCACAAAACAGGATTGTTGCCATGACCTCTAGCCGTTCTGATTGGTGTATTTCACGGCAGAGAACTTGGGGTGTCCCTATTCCAGTTTTTTACCATGTGGACTCACAGGAACCTCTTATAACTGAAGAAACGATTGAACACATCAAGG CTATTGTGTTGAAGAAAGGTAGCGATGCATGGTGGTATATGACAACTGAGGAACTTCTTCCAGATAGATATCGGGACAAAGCATCTGAATATCGCAAGGGAACTGATACAATGGATGTTTGGTTTGACTCTG GCTCTTCATGGGCAGCTGTTTTAGCAAAAAGGGACGGTCTTAATTTTCCTGCGGATATTTATCTTGAAGGTTCAGATCAACATCGTGGATGGTTCCAGAGCTCATTGTTGACTAGCATTGCTACAACAG GGAAGGCTCCCTACTCCAGTGTTATTACACATGGATTTGTACTGGATGAAAAGGGTTTCAAAATGAGTAAATCAATTGGTAATGTAGTGGACCCAGAGAAAATCATTGTTGGTGGCAAAAACCATAGG GAAGAACCTGGCTATGGAGCAGATGTTCTCCGTCTATGGGTTTCTAGTGTTGATTACACTACAGATGTGTTGATTGGCCCACAAATCTTGCGCCAGATGTCTGACATGTATAGAAAACTACGAGGCACGATGCGATTTCTTTTGTCGAATCTCCATGATTGGAAG CCGGATAATTCTGTGCCGTACAATGATCTGCCAAAAATCGACAAGTATGCACTTTTCCATTTGGAGACTGTCATGACTTCCATGAAGGATAGTTATGAAAGTTATCAATTCTATAAAGTATACCAG ATCCTTCAAAGATTTGCTACTGTTGGTTTGTCCAATTTCTATTTGGATGTTGCAAAGGATCGCCTTTATGTTGG AGGCCGAGTCAGCTTCACAAGGAAAAGTTGTCAGACTGTGCTCATGGCACATCTGCTCTACCTTGTTAGGGCCATTTCCCCGATTATGCCTCACCTAGCTGAGGATGTCTGGCAGAACctaccctttcaatacaccttgcAGGATGGATCCCTTGCAAACTTTGTTTTTGATCTGAAATGGCCAGAAAAGAATGAAGAATGGCTCTCGGCCCCGAAGGATGATGTTGATTTCCTGGGTGTTATCCTGGAG TTGAGGTCAGAGGTCAACAAAATTTTGGAGAATGCTCGCACTGGAAAGTTGATTGGTTCTAGCTTAGATGCAAAGGTTTATCTCCATACCGAAAGTTCAGATACGGTATTAAAGCTAAAGGAGCTATCTTCTGCATCCAATGATGCAGACGCTCTGCATCGCCTGTTTATCACATCTCAG GTCGATATTCTTCCAATCCTAAATGAAGAGATTACATCATCTGTACCATACACAGGAAAGTTCAGTAACCCACGCACTGGAGTCATATGGATTGGTGTGACTCGTGCGGATGGTGCAAAATGTGAGAGGTGTTGGAATTACACACAGGACGTTGGATCTTTCCATGACCATCCTACTCTCTGCGTTCGGTGCTATGGTGTCATTGAGTTGCAGACACAACCTGCGGCCGCAGCTGTCAGTTGA
- the LOC100275420 gene encoding uncharacterized protein LOC100275420, whose translation MAHLLYLVRAISPIMPHLAEDVWQNLPFQYTLQDGSLANFVFDLKWPEKNEEWLSAPKDDVDFLGVILELRSEVNKILENARTGKLIGSSLDAKVYLHTESSDTVLKLKELSSASNDADALHRLFITSQVDILPILNEEITSSVPYTGKFSNPRTGVIWIGVTRADGAKCERCWNYTQDVGSFHDHPTLCVRCYGVIELQTQPAAAAVS comes from the exons ATGGCACATCTGCTCTACCTTGTTAGGGCCATTTCCCCGATTATGCCTCACCTAGCTGAGGATGTCTGGCAGAACctaccctttcaatacaccttgcAGGATGGATCCCTTGCAAACTTTGTTTTTGATCTGAAATGGCCAGAAAAGAATGAAGAATGGCTCTCGGCCCCGAAGGATGATGTTGATTTCCTGGGTGTTATCCTGGAG TTGAGGTCAGAGGTCAACAAAATTTTGGAGAATGCTCGCACTGGAAAGTTGATTGGTTCTAGCTTAGATGCAAAGGTTTATCTCCATACCGAAAGTTCAGATACGGTATTAAAGCTAAAGGAGCTATCTTCTGCATCCAATGATGCAGACGCTCTGCATCGCCTGTTTATCACATCTCAG GTCGATATTCTTCCAATCCTAAATGAAGAGATTACATCATCTGTACCATACACAGGAAAGTTCAGTAACCCACGCACTGGAGTCATATGGATTGGTGTGACTCGTGCGGATGGTGCAAAATGTGAGAGGTGTTGGAATTACACACAGGACGTTGGATCTTTCCATGACCATCCTACTCTCTGCGTTCGGTGCTATGGTGTCATTGAGTTGCAGACACAACCTGCGGCCGCAGCTGTCAGTTGA